The proteins below come from a single Pedobacter aquae genomic window:
- a CDS encoding DEAD/DEAH box helicase, whose translation MSKTFEDFNFNKQVLSAIADAGYETPTPIQVKAMPSILNGQDVLGIAQTGTGKTAAYVLPIIMKLKYAQDNDIRALIVAPTRELAIQIEENVRLYAKYTDLRIVALYGGLGPKTQIEQLKKGLDILITTPGRFTDLYLEGHIATKKLQILVLDEADKMMDMGFMPQINKILEVVPQKRQNLLFSATMSAKVEKLSENFLLWPTKVEVSLQATPAETVTQELYFVPNFKTKINLLKVFVEDDPSVEKLIVFCKSRVNAENVYKFLLRRFNESHVKVLHANKGQNTRINSINAFKNEEVRILVATDVAARGIDVSNVTHVINFDVPVVIEDYVHRIGRTGRALNAGKAITFCNPAEELYIRKVEQLIRQTIPVYNIPEKVYIEETPYEERQSLAREIDDQKKRENPDFKGAFHEKKTQNQKAKFKAQRAKATGKRPVSSSKRKKR comes from the coding sequence ATGTCCAAAACATTCGAGGATTTTAATTTCAATAAACAGGTTCTGAGCGCTATTGCTGATGCAGGCTACGAAACACCAACACCCATACAAGTTAAAGCAATGCCGTCTATTTTAAACGGACAAGATGTTTTAGGTATAGCCCAAACGGGTACTGGTAAAACAGCTGCTTATGTCTTGCCTATTATCATGAAACTAAAATATGCACAAGATAATGATATACGAGCTTTAATAGTAGCGCCTACCAGAGAACTGGCTATACAAATTGAAGAAAATGTTAGGCTTTATGCAAAATATACCGACTTAAGAATTGTTGCACTTTACGGCGGATTAGGGCCTAAAACCCAAATAGAACAGCTAAAAAAGGGCTTAGATATACTCATCACTACTCCTGGTAGGTTTACAGATTTATACTTAGAAGGGCATATTGCAACAAAGAAGCTACAAATATTAGTTTTAGATGAAGCAGATAAGATGATGGATATGGGCTTTATGCCACAAATCAATAAAATCTTAGAAGTAGTGCCTCAGAAAAGACAAAATCTGCTTTTTTCTGCCACCATGAGTGCTAAAGTTGAGAAACTTTCAGAAAACTTTTTGCTTTGGCCTACTAAAGTAGAGGTAAGCTTACAAGCAACACCAGCAGAAACTGTTACACAAGAGCTTTATTTTGTGCCTAATTTTAAAACCAAAATTAACTTATTAAAGGTTTTTGTTGAGGATGACCCTAGTGTAGAAAAGTTAATTGTGTTTTGTAAAAGCAGGGTTAATGCAGAAAACGTTTATAAGTTTCTTTTAAGAAGGTTTAACGAGAGCCATGTAAAGGTGTTACATGCCAATAAAGGTCAAAATACACGTATAAATTCTATTAATGCGTTTAAAAACGAGGAAGTTAGAATTTTAGTAGCTACAGATGTTGCCGCCAGAGGTATTGATGTTAGCAATGTTACCCATGTCATAAACTTTGATGTACCCGTGGTGATAGAAGATTATGTACACCGTATTGGTAGAACAGGTAGAGCATTAAATGCTGGTAAAGCCATTACTTTTTGTAACCCGGCAGAAGAGCTTTATATCCGTAAAGTAGAGCAACTCATTAGACAAACCATACCTGTCTACAATATTCCAGAGAAGGTTTATATTGAAGAAACTCCTTACGAAGAGCGCCAAAGCCTAGCAAGGGAAATAGACGACCAAAAGAAGCGAGAAAACCCTGATTTTAAAGGTGCTTTTCATGAAAAGAAAACCCAAAACCAGAAGGCTAAATTTAAAGCACAAAGAGCTAAAGCCACTGGTAAAAGACCTGTTTCATCAAGCAAGAGAAAGAAAAGATGA
- a CDS encoding dihydroorotase, translating to MANSILIKAATLVNEGKQTVADVLIKDGKIAKIGTQLSAPEAKEINAEGKYLLPGCIDDQVHFREPGLTHKGEIYTEAKAAVAGGITTYMEMPNTVPNALTQELLADKYQIAQHKSLANYSFYMGAGNTNLDEVLKTDPKNICGIKVFMGSSTGNMLVDDEKTLEGIFKNAPILVATHCEDESTVRHNLQLFKEKYGDAITPEMHPIIRNEEACYLSSSFAVDLAKKHQTRLHILHISTGKETFLFDNKTALADKKITSEACIHHLWFHDEDYKTKGNWIKWNPAVKTIEDRDEILKALLDDRIDVIATDHAPHTKEEKQQTYLNAPSGGPLVQHALNAMLEMYKQGKISLEKIVEKMAHNVAICFQLADRGFIREGYWADLVLVDLNASYTVKEDNILAKCKWSPFEGTTFHSEITHTFVSGHLAYEDGKFDESVKGQRLTFSR from the coding sequence ATGGCAAATTCAATCCTTATCAAAGCAGCAACACTTGTAAACGAAGGCAAACAAACCGTTGCCGATGTTCTCATTAAAGATGGTAAAATAGCAAAAATCGGGACTCAGCTGAGCGCTCCGGAAGCTAAAGAAATTAATGCCGAAGGTAAATATTTATTACCAGGCTGTATTGATGACCAAGTCCATTTTAGAGAGCCTGGTTTAACCCATAAAGGAGAAATTTATACAGAAGCAAAAGCGGCTGTTGCCGGAGGTATCACCACCTATATGGAGATGCCAAACACCGTACCTAATGCTTTAACCCAAGAATTATTGGCAGATAAATATCAAATTGCCCAGCATAAATCATTAGCCAATTACTCTTTTTATATGGGCGCTGGTAATACCAATTTAGATGAGGTTTTAAAAACTGATCCTAAAAATATCTGTGGAATTAAAGTTTTTATGGGCTCTTCTACTGGTAACATGTTGGTAGATGATGAGAAAACTTTAGAAGGGATATTTAAAAACGCTCCTATTTTAGTTGCCACACACTGCGAGGACGAATCTACCGTAAGACACAACTTACAATTATTTAAAGAAAAATATGGCGATGCTATTACTCCAGAAATGCATCCTATCATTAGAAATGAAGAGGCTTGTTATTTATCTTCTTCTTTTGCTGTTGATTTAGCTAAAAAACACCAAACTAGGTTACATATTTTACATATTTCTACAGGGAAAGAAACCTTCTTATTTGATAATAAAACAGCTTTAGCCGATAAAAAAATAACTTCTGAAGCTTGTATACACCATTTGTGGTTTCATGATGAAGACTATAAAACCAAAGGAAATTGGATCAAATGGAATCCTGCTGTTAAAACTATTGAAGATAGAGATGAAATCTTAAAAGCTTTGTTAGACGACAGAATAGACGTAATAGCAACCGACCATGCTCCGCATACAAAAGAAGAAAAACAACAAACTTATTTAAACGCTCCTTCCGGCGGCCCATTAGTTCAGCATGCATTAAATGCGATGTTAGAAATGTACAAACAAGGCAAAATAAGCTTAGAGAAAATAGTTGAGAAAATGGCTCATAACGTGGCCATTTGTTTCCAACTCGCTGATAGAGGTTTTATTAGAGAAGGTTACTGGGCAGATTTAGTTTTGGTAGATTTAAATGCTTCATACACTGTTAAAGAGGATAATATTTTAGCAAAATGTAAATGGTCTCCTTTTGAGGGTACAACTTTCCACTCAGAAATTACCCACACTTTTGTAAGCGGACATTTAGCTTATGAAGATGGTAAATTTGATGAATCTGTAAAAGGTCAACGACTTACTTTTAGTAGGTAA